The Marinilongibacter aquaticus genome has a window encoding:
- a CDS encoding bifunctional 4-hydroxy-2-oxoglutarate aldolase/2-dehydro-3-deoxy-phosphogluconate aldolase encodes MSDFSFSQELFKTVPIVGILRNVDFEDFKHILDIARSSGLTSLEVTMNTAAAPEMIAYAREKAGENMNIGAGTVCDEADLKEALAAGAQFIVSPIVDEDVIKTCVAKQIPIFPGAYTPTEIYRCWKLGAETVKVFPATVLGPSYIKDVLGPLNEIGLLPTGGVRLDNMKAFAQAGAVGFGLGGSLFPSAMIKAKQWKELAQHIETYVHEIKTLYPNEI; translated from the coding sequence ATGAGCGACTTTAGTTTTTCACAAGAGCTTTTCAAGACAGTACCCATTGTGGGAATTTTGAGAAATGTCGATTTCGAGGATTTTAAGCATATTTTGGATATTGCCCGGTCTTCGGGTTTAACTTCACTCGAAGTGACCATGAATACGGCCGCGGCCCCAGAAATGATTGCCTATGCTCGCGAAAAGGCGGGTGAGAATATGAATATCGGAGCGGGAACGGTTTGTGATGAAGCCGATCTGAAAGAGGCCCTAGCCGCTGGAGCTCAATTTATTGTCAGTCCAATTGTGGATGAAGACGTGATTAAAACCTGTGTGGCTAAGCAAATCCCCATATTTCCAGGAGCTTACACACCCACCGAAATTTATCGCTGTTGGAAACTCGGTGCCGAAACGGTAAAGGTTTTTCCAGCCACAGTATTGGGACCGTCTTATATTAAAGATGTCTTGGGTCCATTGAACGAAATCGGCCTTTTACCCACCGGAGGTGTACGCCTCGATAACATGAAGGCTTTCGCCCAAGCAGGTGCTGTGGGTTTTGGATTGGGCGGTTCATTGTTTCCATCGGCCATGATCAAAGCGAAGCAGTGGAAAGAATTGGCTCAGCATATTGAAACCTACGTACACGAAATAAAAACCCTATACCCGAATGAAATTTAA
- a CDS encoding mandelate racemase/muconate lactonizing enzyme family protein — protein MERRSFIKQVALGAGALGLGLKTFRAEAASGMKITKIRYYAAPGYTKPLFNQARGIVEVETDGGLIGVGEGGSKDMIEQCAQMIIGQDPFRIEHLWQYMYRGMFYPPGREKLHALGAIEMALWDLKGKALGVPVYELLGGATREYVECYATGFRNSNAKTEEGRAEDCIKAGLRCYRIGPTGGSDFNVPFDFYENVQKTIEHCKRIDAAVGGQGHWAIDLHTRFDLTDGLKICDALEDLQPYFVEDIIRSENPDVYKQVRAMTKVPIAVGEQYGDKWDINELIEGRLIDYSRVTLPNTGGLTELKKIAVLSETHYTGLIPHFTGPLSTASLVHVLGSSSPSRCMMELGGGAPERPAYFNEDYILFKNGKLYLNPEPGLGVKFDPKKADFIMEITEPTKYPHPYLKSPDGAIHGW, from the coding sequence ATGGAAAGAAGATCCTTTATCAAACAGGTGGCTCTGGGAGCGGGTGCCCTTGGGCTTGGCCTGAAAACCTTCCGAGCCGAAGCCGCTTCGGGCATGAAAATCACAAAAATTCGTTACTATGCCGCTCCGGGTTACACCAAACCGCTTTTCAATCAAGCCCGTGGTATTGTGGAAGTGGAAACCGATGGCGGCCTGATTGGAGTAGGCGAAGGGGGCAGCAAAGACATGATCGAGCAATGTGCCCAAATGATTATCGGCCAGGATCCTTTCCGCATCGAGCACCTGTGGCAATACATGTACCGTGGCATGTTTTATCCTCCCGGTCGCGAAAAATTGCATGCTTTGGGTGCTATAGAAATGGCTCTTTGGGACTTGAAAGGCAAAGCTTTGGGCGTGCCTGTATATGAGCTATTGGGTGGGGCTACCCGCGAATACGTGGAATGCTACGCGACGGGTTTCCGAAACTCGAATGCCAAAACAGAAGAGGGTAGGGCAGAAGATTGTATAAAAGCCGGTTTGCGTTGCTACCGCATAGGGCCCACAGGAGGAAGCGATTTCAATGTGCCTTTCGATTTTTACGAAAACGTACAGAAAACAATAGAGCACTGCAAGCGAATTGATGCCGCAGTAGGCGGCCAAGGACATTGGGCCATCGATTTGCATACACGTTTCGACCTGACCGACGGATTGAAAATTTGCGATGCCTTGGAAGATTTGCAGCCCTATTTTGTGGAAGATATCATCCGCAGCGAAAATCCAGATGTGTACAAGCAAGTGCGGGCAATGACCAAAGTGCCCATTGCCGTGGGTGAACAATACGGAGACAAATGGGATATCAACGAATTGATTGAAGGCCGTTTGATCGATTATTCTCGTGTAACCTTACCCAATACCGGAGGCTTGACCGAACTCAAAAAGATAGCGGTATTGTCTGAAACACACTATACGGGCCTTATCCCACATTTTACTGGGCCACTTTCTACTGCTTCGTTGGTGCATGTATTGGGCTCGAGCAGCCCCTCACGTTGCATGATGGAATTGGGCGGCGGTGCTCCAGAAAGGCCGGCCTATTTCAATGAAGATTATATCTTGTTCAAAAATGGAAAACTGTATTTGAATCCTGAACCAGGCCTCGGTGTAAAATTCGATCCGAAGAAGGCCGATTTCATAATGGAAATCACAGAACCGACAAAATATCCGCATCCATACCTGAAAAGCCCAGATGGTGCTATACATGGATGGTAA
- a CDS encoding MFS transporter gives MKFKNYRWIIVALLFFATTINYLDRQIIGLLKPILEKEFAWTETDFARIVMAFTAAYAIGLISFGWMIDKVGTRKGYSFTVIFWSIAGMLHAVARSAFGFGLARVGLGLGEAGNYPAAAKTVAEWFPKKERALATGLFNAGTSVGVVVALLMVPVILSKYGWHEVFWITGGLGFVWLIFWLWLYQVPSKSKQISKEEYEYIVSGQEEIETEDDKNPVKWGKLFSYPHTWAYITGKGLIDPIYWFFLFWLPSYFASTFDLDLKKFSLELMIIYTATTVGSIGGGYLSSALIKRGWETIKARKTILLLFAALELSVILIQFAGNVWVVVGLISFAVALHQAWATNVFTLPSDLFPKQAVSSVVGIGGMAGAIGGILFPILIGSLLDKYKALGNLEAGYNILFTICGVTYLVAWLIIHLLTRKAQKLSLDELS, from the coding sequence ATGAAATTTAAGAATTACCGCTGGATTATTGTCGCCTTACTGTTTTTTGCCACAACGATCAATTACCTCGATCGGCAAATCATCGGATTGCTCAAACCGATTCTTGAAAAGGAATTTGCTTGGACAGAGACCGATTTTGCCCGAATTGTAATGGCTTTTACCGCCGCCTATGCGATCGGTTTGATCAGCTTTGGTTGGATGATCGACAAAGTGGGTACCAGAAAAGGCTACTCATTCACGGTGATTTTCTGGAGCATTGCAGGCATGTTGCATGCCGTGGCTCGCAGTGCTTTTGGCTTTGGCTTGGCCCGTGTGGGCCTCGGTTTGGGCGAAGCGGGAAATTACCCGGCAGCGGCCAAAACGGTGGCCGAATGGTTTCCTAAGAAAGAGCGTGCCCTGGCCACGGGACTTTTCAATGCGGGTACGAGTGTTGGAGTGGTTGTGGCTTTGTTGATGGTACCCGTGATTCTTTCCAAATACGGCTGGCACGAAGTATTTTGGATTACCGGTGGCTTGGGTTTCGTGTGGTTGATTTTTTGGCTTTGGCTTTACCAAGTGCCTTCTAAATCGAAGCAAATCTCGAAAGAAGAGTACGAATATATTGTCAGTGGACAGGAAGAAATCGAGACAGAAGACGACAAAAACCCAGTAAAATGGGGCAAGCTGTTTTCGTATCCGCATACATGGGCCTATATAACGGGTAAAGGTTTAATCGACCCAATTTACTGGTTTTTCCTTTTTTGGTTGCCCTCGTATTTTGCGTCTACTTTCGATCTCGATCTTAAAAAATTCAGTTTGGAATTGATGATCATTTATACCGCCACCACCGTGGGCAGTATTGGCGGCGGATACCTTTCTTCGGCCTTAATCAAAAGGGGTTGGGAAACCATAAAGGCCAGAAAAACAATATTGTTGCTTTTCGCTGCCCTCGAACTCTCAGTTATTCTCATCCAATTTGCGGGAAATGTATGGGTTGTGGTTGGCCTGATCAGTTTTGCGGTGGCCTTGCATCAAGCATGGGCAACCAATGTGTTCACTTTACCTTCCGATCTTTTTCCAAAACAAGCCGTAAGCTCGGTGGTTGGGATTGGCGGTATGGCCGGAGCAATTGGTGGAATTCTGTTTCCTATATTGATCGGTAGCCTGCTCGACAAATACAAAGCCTTGGGCAATCTTGAAGCCGGCTACAATATTCTCTTTACTATTTGCGGCGTAACCTACCTTGTGGCTTGGCTCATTATTCATTTGCTGACGCGAAAGGCACAAAAGTTATCGCTCGACGAACTAAGCTAA
- a CDS encoding 2-dehydro-3-deoxygalactonokinase, translating to MTEKNDLIIGCDWGTSIFRLRIIEPKNLDILAHFEIPEGIAKVNRDFLNQEEQEDRVAYFQTTIAKYVKELAQKVSFELDGLPIVASGMISSSIGMQELPYADLPFPLSYSGLNTLTFEPNELLNNPLTIVSGLKDANDVMRGEEVQLLGLSTILPNELSKSALVILPGTHSKHCMVECDQLVSFQTYMTGELYQLLVEHSILNNSVFNETFTEWSQATSSAFKRGVLKAGVGNILSDLFKVRTNFLLEQMDKKANAMFLSGLLIGEELSNLKNLPEQYQIILCGGDKLGVFYAKAIETLGLGYRTISLPEDIITRVTIAGQVEVSKIQRIAL from the coding sequence ATGACGGAAAAAAACGATTTGATTATTGGCTGCGATTGGGGCACCAGTATTTTTCGGCTTCGGATTATCGAGCCCAAAAATCTTGACATCCTAGCTCACTTTGAGATTCCGGAAGGAATAGCCAAAGTCAACAGAGATTTTCTTAATCAGGAAGAACAGGAAGATCGGGTAGCTTATTTTCAGACTACCATTGCCAAATATGTGAAAGAACTGGCCCAAAAAGTGTCTTTTGAGCTCGATGGCTTGCCAATCGTAGCCTCTGGCATGATCTCGTCTTCTATCGGCATGCAGGAGTTGCCCTATGCCGATTTGCCCTTTCCGCTTTCTTACTCGGGATTGAATACGCTCACTTTCGAACCCAATGAGCTGTTGAACAACCCCTTGACCATTGTGTCGGGATTGAAAGATGCCAACGATGTGATGCGAGGCGAAGAGGTACAATTGCTTGGCTTGTCAACCATATTGCCCAACGAACTCTCTAAATCGGCTTTGGTTATTTTGCCCGGTACACATTCAAAACATTGCATGGTCGAATGCGACCAATTGGTGAGTTTCCAAACCTATATGACAGGCGAGTTGTACCAATTGTTGGTGGAGCACAGCATCTTGAACAATTCGGTTTTCAACGAAACCTTCACCGAATGGTCGCAGGCTACATCTTCCGCATTCAAACGCGGTGTCCTGAAAGCCGGCGTGGGCAATATTTTGTCCGACTTGTTTAAAGTGCGTACCAACTTCTTGCTCGAGCAAATGGACAAGAAAGCCAATGCCATGTTCTTGAGTGGTTTGCTGATTGGCGAAGAGCTCAGTAACCTGAAAAATTTACCCGAGCAATACCAAATTATCCTGTGTGGTGGCGATAAGCTGGGCGTATTTTATGCCAAAGCCATCGAAACTTTGGGCCTGGGTTATCGTACGATATCCCTTCCCGAAGACATCATCACCCGAGTAACCATCGCGGGGCAGGTCGAAGTGTCTAAAATTCAAAGAATTGCATTATGA
- a CDS encoding RagB/SusD family nutrient uptake outer membrane protein: MKNTRIYKLLVQGSNPLVIGLLLLISISCVDLKEDPSISRLAPGSYSNQAELELGVTGLYSQLANMASMTTFMVSGWGGDDITTHRVSNKADFREYDQRAVSPLNARSATNWKNIYSTVRAANSVITNSEGLELPDQDVQNRLVGEAYFLRALVYFHLTRIFGEIPLHLTVDPQVDLPKSSQVEVYQQIESDFKMAESLLPTIYPNVQPGAPRPNKGSAKAFLARLYLDWAGFPVKDNSKYALAASTAKEVIDNSASYGFGLVQDLESLWTIGNRFNDESIFTIVYSVANGLSNRKFGKLGHPTDKLGWQETFAEIRYFEDFPDQARKAATYRLDYDWEDFTDQANPVFKKIVGPEGDIPLEDYNSDRNDYLMRYAEVLLIYAEASGRSGNVTPDAWEALNKIRRRAEGLPFGEPNAEVDLTSGDIAELAYTERKWEFAGEYLRWPDLVRMERVKEALSNRNPRVSKNSKGELLEEPNPIIGSLETDNYFAPLPQNEVTLNPNLE, encoded by the coding sequence ATGAAAAACACTAGAATTTATAAGCTTTTGGTACAAGGTTCTAATCCCCTTGTAATCGGATTATTGCTTTTGATTTCCATTAGCTGCGTAGACTTAAAAGAAGACCCCAGCATATCAAGATTGGCCCCAGGTTCGTATTCAAACCAAGCCGAACTTGAACTGGGCGTGACCGGGCTTTACAGCCAATTGGCCAATATGGCTTCCATGACCACTTTCATGGTTTCTGGATGGGGCGGCGACGATATCACCACCCACAGGGTTAGTAATAAAGCGGATTTCCGCGAGTACGATCAACGTGCGGTTTCGCCTTTGAATGCCCGTTCGGCTACAAACTGGAAAAACATTTATTCGACAGTGAGAGCGGCAAACAGTGTGATTACCAATTCCGAAGGCCTTGAATTGCCCGATCAGGACGTGCAAAACAGATTGGTGGGCGAAGCCTATTTCCTTCGTGCCTTGGTATACTTTCACTTGACCCGTATTTTCGGAGAAATTCCTTTGCACCTGACAGTTGATCCGCAAGTAGACCTTCCGAAATCTTCGCAGGTAGAAGTGTATCAGCAAATCGAATCGGATTTCAAAATGGCCGAGTCGCTTTTGCCCACTATTTACCCCAATGTGCAACCGGGAGCTCCACGACCAAATAAGGGTTCTGCCAAAGCATTTTTGGCCAGGCTTTATCTCGATTGGGCCGGTTTCCCCGTAAAAGACAATTCGAAATATGCCTTGGCCGCATCGACAGCCAAAGAGGTGATCGACAATTCGGCAAGCTACGGATTTGGCCTTGTGCAGGATTTGGAAAGCCTTTGGACCATCGGCAACAGATTCAACGACGAAAGCATTTTCACGATCGTGTACTCGGTAGCCAATGGATTGAGCAACAGGAAATTCGGAAAACTTGGCCATCCTACAGACAAGTTGGGCTGGCAAGAAACCTTTGCCGAAATTCGCTATTTCGAAGATTTCCCCGATCAAGCGAGAAAAGCAGCGACGTATCGTTTGGATTACGATTGGGAAGATTTCACCGATCAGGCAAATCCAGTATTCAAGAAAATTGTAGGTCCGGAAGGAGACATTCCACTCGAAGATTATAACAGCGACCGAAACGATTACTTGATGCGATATGCCGAAGTACTTTTGATTTACGCCGAGGCGTCTGGTCGTTCGGGCAATGTGACGCCCGATGCTTGGGAAGCCCTGAATAAAATCAGGAGAAGAGCCGAAGGTTTGCCTTTTGGCGAGCCCAATGCAGAAGTGGATTTGACGTCTGGCGACATCGCCGAACTGGCCTATACCGAGAGGAAATGGGAATTTGCCGGAGAGTACCTCAGATGGCCCGATTTGGTGCGTATGGAACGCGTAAAAGAAGCCTTGAGCAACAGAAACCCTCGGGTTTCGAAAAACTCGAAAGGTGAGCTTTTGGAAGAACCAAACCCGATTATCGGTTCTTTGGAAACAGACAATTACTTTGCTCCATTGCCACAAAACGAAGTGACCCTGAACCCGAACCTCGAATAA
- a CDS encoding outer membrane protein assembly factor BamB family protein, translating to MNSKVNSRKMSMRIVALALFSALFSCQTKNADWQFYGGDSGGSKFSELKQISLENVKNLEVAWEYETGEPVDEKRPLGNQCQPIVVDGVLYGTTSRHKLFAVDASNGTKKWEYDPYADLDMKPQYHPLRGVVFWEEGDDKRILYAVGPKLLAVNAIDGKRIESFGEEGFVDLHLGIGDEETLGYDPYEFGIRSTSPGIVFEDLIIMGSSVSEGGSALPGYIRAYNVKTGALAWVFHTIPLPGEFGYETWASDSYKKLGAANCWAGMVVDQKNGRVFMGTGSPSVDFYGGARPGQNLFANCIIALDARTGERVWHFQTVHHDLWDKDIPCPPNLLTVQKDGRKVEAVAQATKDGYVFLLDRATGEPLFPVEEVPVPTEPALPGEQPWPTQPVPVKPAPFSKQSLTEDDLTDRTEEAHEFVLARFKNSNHGHKYMPPSEIGSLLYGIGGGAEWGGAATDPNGILYVNGNNMLWWLKMSKTEETKGQRQPMGERLFNQNCSACHSRDASPSVDQTYPNLKDVGKRLSKKAILSLLETGRGRMPSFQYLKEGQRKAIVEFLTQEETGRVDIHATEVVAADEDKLFPYTPPYLNNGNVQFLDTEGYPAIKPLWGTLNAIDMNTGEYLWKVPFGEFPELKEKGMVTGTENHGGPLVTAGGLLFIGATYDEKLRAFDSKTGEIVWEYKLPAGGFASPISYMVDGTQYIAISAGGARYGLKGGSKFIAFALKN from the coding sequence ATGAATTCAAAAGTAAACTCCCGTAAAATGAGCATGCGAATTGTAGCATTGGCCCTTTTTTCGGCCTTGTTTTCGTGCCAAACGAAAAATGCCGATTGGCAGTTTTATGGCGGAGATAGCGGCGGTTCCAAATTTTCGGAACTGAAGCAAATCAGTTTGGAAAATGTCAAGAATCTTGAAGTAGCCTGGGAATACGAGACCGGCGAGCCTGTAGATGAAAAAAGGCCGCTCGGCAATCAGTGCCAGCCCATTGTGGTCGATGGCGTATTGTACGGCACCACTTCGCGTCATAAGCTTTTTGCGGTCGACGCCTCGAACGGCACAAAAAAATGGGAGTATGACCCTTATGCCGATTTGGACATGAAACCGCAGTATCATCCTTTGCGTGGAGTAGTGTTTTGGGAAGAAGGCGACGACAAGCGTATTCTTTATGCGGTGGGTCCTAAATTATTGGCAGTCAATGCAATCGATGGAAAACGCATTGAGAGTTTTGGAGAAGAAGGCTTTGTGGATTTGCACTTAGGCATTGGCGACGAAGAAACTTTGGGCTACGATCCATATGAATTTGGTATCCGTTCTACTTCTCCAGGCATAGTTTTCGAAGATTTGATCATCATGGGTTCTTCGGTTTCCGAAGGTGGCAGTGCTTTGCCTGGCTATATTCGGGCTTACAACGTGAAAACGGGAGCACTCGCTTGGGTTTTCCATACTATTCCTCTTCCTGGAGAATTTGGTTACGAAACATGGGCTTCTGATTCATACAAAAAATTGGGAGCGGCAAACTGCTGGGCCGGTATGGTGGTAGATCAAAAAAACGGACGTGTGTTTATGGGCACAGGTTCTCCATCGGTCGATTTTTACGGAGGAGCAAGGCCCGGTCAAAATCTTTTTGCCAATTGTATTATTGCATTGGATGCCCGAACAGGCGAACGTGTTTGGCATTTCCAAACCGTGCATCACGACCTTTGGGATAAGGATATTCCTTGTCCACCCAATTTACTCACCGTTCAAAAAGATGGACGTAAGGTTGAAGCTGTAGCTCAGGCTACGAAAGACGGCTACGTGTTTCTTCTCGACAGAGCCACAGGCGAGCCTTTGTTTCCGGTAGAAGAAGTGCCCGTGCCCACAGAGCCGGCTCTTCCGGGTGAGCAGCCTTGGCCCACACAGCCTGTTCCCGTGAAACCAGCACCTTTTTCTAAGCAATCACTGACCGAAGATGACCTTACGGATCGCACCGAAGAAGCTCATGAATTTGTTTTGGCCCGATTCAAAAACAGCAATCATGGCCACAAATACATGCCTCCAAGCGAAATAGGCTCTTTACTGTACGGAATTGGTGGTGGTGCCGAGTGGGGTGGAGCGGCCACGGATCCAAACGGAATTTTGTATGTCAACGGCAACAATATGCTGTGGTGGTTGAAGATGTCGAAAACCGAAGAAACCAAAGGCCAAAGACAGCCAATGGGCGAACGACTTTTCAACCAAAACTGTTCGGCTTGCCATTCTCGCGATGCCAGTCCGAGTGTCGATCAAACGTATCCCAATTTGAAAGATGTAGGCAAAAGATTGTCAAAGAAGGCCATATTGAGCTTGCTTGAAACGGGACGAGGAAGAATGCCATCGTTTCAATACCTCAAAGAAGGCCAAAGAAAGGCGATTGTCGAATTCTTGACTCAAGAAGAAACGGGCCGAGTGGACATTCACGCTACGGAAGTGGTGGCTGCCGATGAAGACAAACTTTTCCCGTATACGCCGCCATACCTGAATAACGGCAATGTGCAATTCTTGGACACGGAAGGTTACCCGGCCATCAAGCCGCTATGGGGAACTCTAAACGCCATCGACATGAATACGGGCGAATACCTTTGGAAAGTGCCTTTTGGCGAATTCCCAGAATTGAAAGAAAAAGGAATGGTCACAGGAACAGAAAACCACGGTGGACCACTTGTGACAGCTGGCGGGCTCTTGTTTATCGGAGCAACCTACGACGAGAAATTAAGGGCATTTGATAGCAAAACGGGGGAAATTGTTTGGGAATACAAATTGCCTGCGGGCGGTTTTGCATCGCCCATCAGCTATATGGTTGACGGGACACAATATATTGCCATTTCGGCGGGCGGAGCTCGCTATGGCTTAAAAGGAGGGTCGAAGTTTATTGCCTTTGCCCTGAAAAACTGA
- a CDS encoding SusC/RagA family TonB-linked outer membrane protein, with amino-acid sequence MKRKIRSLSDRWYLVKAIILLSTLSTWAQNHITGVVTDVSDGSPLIGVSVVEKGSSNGTLTDADGTYSIDASSPNAVLVYSYTGFQPQEITVGSQTKIDVVLDLSDNILSEVVVVGYGTRKKSDLTGSISQISAKDYKDQPIVRMENALQGRASGVTVTRASGSPGSPIKVRVRGINSITGTNDPLVVIDGIIGGDLTSLNPNDIETMDVLKDASATAIYGSRGSNGVIIVTTKKGTSKPSVSLEYFTTSSKIPKFIETLNAADFADLENFRRISSGGDAIFSDDQIQELKRTGGYDYQRAIFKTGVSQNILLSTSGKSGKISYFMSGGYTDQGGIMIGTNYKRLSGRLNLSSQITDKLTIGMNLFAIDENRMNNEGRQVLVALTYDPTTPIKDENGQYINYSNLGLAHLGYNPVAELSTRSVKNITDRVNANLNISYDLLEGLNYTMVGGVKTTNGTSERYYTTPPFPSANFNSDLNQGLQVSNILSYQKTMGKHDLKLTGLYEFQQNVYRGNGYSANNITVPAGFYVAELNKASAITNDYNKTGIESLMARAEYIFDENLFITGTVRRDRSSRFRSGYDTGIFPSIAVAYSLSDLGFVQNSNVISALKLRGGWGQVGNQNISAYSTFPSININSKYLFDGGTISPGSTPSGYGNPELTWETTSQGNVGIDFGLLNQRFTLSVDAYQKRTTDLLLLVPVPDFAGGGSVPRNVGEVKNVGIDLTLGGAIINNNKFRWDANFTGSKLKNTVVSLGGPSEIQGNYNAPDGSGRPLNIIQVGKPLAQFYGETFLGTWKTAEADVAAQYGLKPGDAKYLRNADGDIVVSNIGNGTPTFSWGFNNTFSYKNFDANIFFTGLGGYQIMNSLKGLLVGSTGEQRSWLAPEQLNHWTPDNETDIPIGGQNRVASSRYLEKGDFARLSNLSLSYNITSIPKIQSAKLYISGQNLLLITKFSGYDPESNSGSGGTADTAAGVNSGAYPNPRSITFGAKISL; translated from the coding sequence ATGAAAAGAAAAATACGCTCTTTAAGTGATCGGTGGTATTTGGTGAAAGCAATAATACTGCTGAGCACTTTGTCCACTTGGGCCCAGAATCACATTACGGGAGTAGTGACAGATGTCAGTGACGGCAGCCCGCTTATCGGGGTATCTGTAGTGGAGAAAGGCTCGTCGAACGGAACGCTGACAGATGCCGACGGCACCTACTCTATTGATGCGAGCTCGCCCAATGCTGTTTTAGTTTACTCTTATACTGGTTTTCAACCGCAAGAAATTACAGTAGGCTCTCAAACGAAAATCGATGTCGTGCTCGACTTGTCCGACAACATTCTTTCCGAAGTTGTGGTGGTTGGTTACGGTACACGTAAAAAATCGGATTTGACGGGTTCTATCTCTCAAATCAGTGCAAAAGACTACAAAGACCAGCCCATTGTCCGCATGGAAAACGCCCTGCAAGGCCGTGCTTCTGGTGTAACCGTAACGCGTGCCTCTGGTAGTCCGGGTAGCCCGATCAAAGTGCGTGTACGCGGTATCAACTCCATTACGGGCACCAACGACCCACTTGTGGTAATCGACGGTATCATCGGTGGTGATTTAACCTCATTGAACCCCAACGATATCGAAACCATGGACGTTTTGAAAGATGCTTCGGCTACGGCTATTTACGGTTCAAGAGGTTCGAACGGTGTGATTATCGTAACCACTAAAAAGGGCACGAGCAAGCCAAGCGTCAGCCTAGAATACTTCACGACATCTTCAAAAATCCCGAAATTTATCGAAACGCTCAATGCAGCCGATTTTGCCGATTTGGAGAATTTCAGAAGAATCAGTTCTGGCGGTGATGCCATTTTCAGCGACGACCAAATTCAGGAATTGAAAAGAACGGGCGGTTACGATTATCAAAGAGCTATTTTCAAGACAGGTGTTTCTCAAAACATTTTGCTTTCGACCAGTGGCAAATCGGGTAAAATCTCCTACTTCATGTCTGGCGGTTATACCGATCAAGGCGGTATCATGATCGGCACGAATTACAAAAGATTGAGCGGTAGATTGAACCTCTCTTCGCAGATTACCGACAAACTGACCATCGGCATGAACCTTTTCGCCATCGACGAAAACCGAATGAACAACGAAGGCCGTCAGGTTCTGGTCGCCCTTACTTATGACCCCACTACGCCGATAAAGGACGAAAATGGACAGTACATCAATTATTCAAACTTAGGTCTTGCTCACTTGGGCTACAACCCAGTGGCCGAACTTTCCACCCGCTCGGTGAAAAACATCACAGACCGCGTGAACGCCAATTTGAATATCTCTTATGATCTTTTAGAAGGCTTGAACTACACAATGGTAGGTGGGGTGAAAACCACAAACGGCACTTCTGAAAGGTACTATACGACGCCTCCTTTCCCCAGTGCGAATTTCAACAGCGACTTGAATCAAGGTTTGCAAGTGAGTAACATCCTTTCCTATCAGAAAACGATGGGCAAACACGATTTGAAATTGACGGGGCTTTACGAGTTTCAGCAAAACGTATACCGTGGCAACGGCTACAGTGCCAACAACATCACCGTGCCTGCGGGCTTTTATGTCGCTGAGTTGAACAAAGCCTCGGCTATTACCAACGATTACAACAAAACAGGGATTGAATCATTGATGGCCCGTGCAGAATACATTTTCGATGAAAATCTCTTCATTACAGGAACCGTGCGAAGAGACCGCTCTTCGCGTTTCAGATCGGGATACGATACGGGTATTTTCCCTTCGATCGCCGTGGCTTATAGCCTATCTGATTTGGGTTTTGTACAAAACAGCAATGTGATTTCAGCCCTGAAATTGAGAGGGGGTTGGGGACAAGTGGGTAATCAGAACATTTCGGCCTACTCTACTTTCCCAAGTATCAACATCAACAGCAAATACCTTTTTGATGGAGGCACGATTTCTCCAGGCTCAACGCCTTCTGGCTACGGAAACCCAGAATTGACTTGGGAAACCACTTCGCAGGGCAATGTGGGTATCGACTTTGGTTTGCTCAATCAACGATTCACACTCTCTGTTGATGCCTATCAAAAACGCACAACAGACCTGCTTCTTTTGGTGCCTGTACCCGATTTCGCAGGGGGCGGATCAGTGCCAAGAAACGTAGGGGAAGTGAAAAACGTGGGTATTGACCTAACCTTGGGCGGTGCTATAATCAACAACAACAAATTCCGTTGGGATGCCAACTTCACAGGGTCGAAACTGAAAAATACGGTAGTAAGCTTGGGCGGCCCATCGGAAATTCAAGGAAACTACAATGCACCTGACGGTAGCGGTAGACCATTGAACATCATTCAAGTAGGCAAACCTTTGGCTCAGTTTTACGGCGAAACCTTCTTGGGTACATGGAAAACGGCCGAAGCCGACGTGGCCGCACAATACGGCCTGAAACCCGGTGATGCGAAATACCTCAGAAATGCCGATGGTGATATTGTCGTGAGCAATATCGGCAACGGAACACCGACTTTCAGCTGGGGTTTCAACAACACATTCTCATACAAAAATTTCGACGCCAACATCTTCTTCACGGGCTTGGGTGGATACCAAATCATGAACTCGTTGAAAGGCCTTTTGGTGGGCAGTACGGGTGAGCAACGCTCATGGTTGGCTCCAGAACAGTTGAATCACTGGACGCCCGACAATGAAACCGATATTCCTATCGGCGGACAGAACCGTGTGGCTTCGTCGCGTTATTTGGAAAAAGGTGATTTCGCACGCTTGAGCAATTTAAGCCTCAGCTACAACATCACGTCAATCCCTAAAATCCAATCGGCCAAGCTTTACATCAGCGGTCAAAACCTGTTGTTGATCACCAAGTTTTCGGGTTATGATCCCGAAAGTAATTCCGGTTCTGGTGGAACAGCCGATACCGCTGCAGGTGTAAACTCGGGAGCTTATCCAAACCCTAGATCAATCACCTTCGGAGCAAAAATTAGTTTATAA